CTCGTCGTGCGGACGGAGCTGGCGATGTCGCCGGCTCGCACGACTGACCGATCGACCGAACCGCGCGCGAACGACGAAACGACGCAACGACGCAACGACGCAACGACGACATGCAACAGACCACGGACATTCTCGGCGCCGCACTGGCGCATCACCAGGCGGGCCGGCTGGGCGACGCGAAGGCGGGCTACGAGCAGCTGCTCGCGCGCGAGCCCGCGCATCCGGATGCGCTGCATTTCCTCGGACTGCTGACCTGTCAGGCAGGGCAGCCGGAGGAAGGGATCGCGCTGATGCGCCGCTCGATCGACGCATATCCGAGCGCGATCTATCACAACAACCTGGGCAACGCGCTGCGCGAGCGCGGCCGGCTCGACGACGCGATCGCGCAGTACCGCGAAGCGGTGCGGCGGCAGCCGGACTACGCGGAAGCGCACAACAACCTCGGCGATGCGCTGCGCGAGGCGCGGCAACCGGATGCGTCGATGCAGCACTGCGCGCAGGCGATCGCGCTGCGGCCGGACTATGCGCAGGCGTACAACAACCTGGGCAACGCGCTGAAGGACCTTGGGCAGTCGGATGCGGCGGTGCTCGCATACAGCAAGGCGATCGAACACGATCCGCGCTACGCGGATGCATACAACAATCTCGGCAACGTGCTGACGGCGCAGCGCAAGTTCGACGCGGCGGTCGACAGCTATCGCGCGGCCGCCGCGCTGGCCCCGGCCAACCCGATCGCGCACCGCAATCTCGGCGCGGCACTGCTCGCGCGCGGCGACCTCGACGAGGCGATCGCGACCTTGCGCCGTCTCGTCGAACTGGCGCCTGCCGACGCGCAGGCGCGTGTCGATCTCGGCACCGCATTGCGTGACGCAGGGCAGGCCGACGCGGCGATCGCACAGTTCGAGTGCGCCGCGCAACTGTCGCCGTTGCGCGCCGACGCGCACGCGGGCCTCGCGGAGGTGCTGTACCGCCGGCGGCAGACGGCGCGTGCGGCCGAGTGCATGACGCGCGCGCTCGAGCTGGCGCCCGATCACGGTCCCGCCTATCGCATGCTCGGCGACATGTATCACGACCTGGGCAAGTACGACGCATCCGTCATGTGCTACCGGGCCGCGGCCGAACTCGATGCGAACGACGCCGACGCGCATCATCGCTGCGCGATGGTGCTGCTCAAGCAAAACCGTGCCGACGACGCGCTGCATCATGCGCGCGCGGCGCTCGCATTGAACGACCGCGCGGCGCCCGCGCACATGACGCTCGGCGACGTGCTCGGCATGCTCGGCGATGTGGATGGCGAACTCGCGCATTACCGTCGCGCGGTCGAGCTCGATGTGACGAACGCGGTCCTGCACGACCGGCTGATCTTCGCGCTTGCCACGCATCCGTCGATCGACCAGGAAGAGACGCGACGGGCCGCGCGGCATTTCGGCGAATACGTCGAAGCCGATGCGCGGCCGCTCGCGCAGGTCGACACCCGCTTGCGCCCGTCGGGCGGGCGGCTGCGCATCGGCTGGGTGTCGGGCGACCTGGTGACGCATCCGGTCGGCATTTTCCTCGAAGGCGTGCTGGCGCATCTCGATCGACACCGGCTCGAACTGATCGCCTATCCGACCTCGGCGGCGGAAGACGACACGACCGCGCGCCTGAAGCCGTACTTCGACGCATGGCATCCGCTTCTCGACCTGTCGGACGAGCAGGCGGCGCAGCGGATCCGCGCGGACGGCATCGACGTCCTCGTCGACCTGTCGGGCCACACGGCGCAAAACCGGCTTGGCGTGTTCGCATGGAAGCCCGCGCCGGTGCAGGTCACGTGGATCGGCTTCTTCGCGTCGACGGGGCTGCACGCGATCGACTACGTGCTGGGCGACCGGCACGTGCTGCCGCCGGCCGAGGAAGCGCATTTCGTCGAGCGGCCGTGGCGGCTGCCCGACAGCTATCTGTGCTTCACGCCGCCGCATCCGGCACTCGACGTCGGTCCGTTGCCGCATCGCGAGAACGGTGTGATGACGTTCGGCTATTTCGGCAAGCTCGGGAAGATGAACGATGCGGTCGTGCGCGTGTGGTCGCGGGTGCTGGCCGCGGTGCCGGGCGCCCGGCTGTTCCTGAAGGCGGGCGAGCTCGACGGCGCGCACGCGGTGCGCCGGACGGTCGAGCGCTTCGCCCGCAACGGGATCGACGCGAGCCGGCTGGTGATGGAAGGCCGGTCGCCGCGCACCGATTACCTGACGGCCTATCGCCGCGTCGACATGATGCTGAGCCCGTTCCCATACCCGGGCGGCACGACGACGGCCGAATCGCTGTGGATGGGCGTGCCCGTGCTCGGGATGAAGGGAGAGCGGTTCGTCACGCACATCTGCGAGAGCGTGCTGCAGACGGTCGGCCTGGCCGAATGGATCGCGCGGGACGAAGACGACTACGTCGCGAAGGCGGTGGCCGCCGCGGCCGATCCGCAGCAGCTCGACGCGCTGCGGCAGGCCTTGCGTGCGCGCCTGCTCGCGTCGCCGCTGTGCGACGCGCCGCGCTTCGCGAAACATCTCGAGGAAGCGTTTTACGGAATGTGGATGGACAGGACAAACGCCGGCGCCGACGAACGAGCCGCCGCGGGCGACGAACGGAATTGAGCCGCCCGGCAGGGCGGCGCGCGAACGACGAAACGACGCAACGACGCAACGACGCAACGACGACATGCAACAGACCACGGACATTCTCGGCGCCGCACTGGCGCATCACCAGGCAGGCCGGCTGGGCGACGCGAAGGCGGGCTACGAGCAGCTGCTCGCGCGCGAGCCCGCGCATCCGGACGCGCTGCATTTCCTCGGACTGCTGACCTGTCAGGCAGGGCAGCCGGAGGAAGGGATCGCGCTGATGCGCCGCTCGATCGACGCATATCCGAGTGCGATCTATCACAACAACCTGGGCAACGCGCTGCGCGAGCGCGGCCGGCTCGACGACGCGATCGCGCAGTACTGCGAAGCGGTGCGGCGGCAGCCGGACTACGCGGAAGCGCACAACAACCTGGGCGATGCGCTGCGCGAGGCGCGGCAGCCGGATGCGTCGATGCAGCACTGCGCGCAGGCAATCGCGCTGCGGCCGGACTATGCGCAGGCGTACAACAACCTGGGCAACGCGCTGAAGGACCTCGGGCAGTCGGATGCGGCGGTGCTTGCATACGGCAAGGCGATCGAACACGATCCGCGCTACGCGGATGCATACAACAATCTCGGCAACGTGCTGACGACGCAGCGCAAGTTCGACGCGGCGGTCGACAGCTATCGCGCGGCCGTCGCGCTGAATCCGGGCCGGGCGATCGTGCACGGCAATCTTGGCACCGCGCTGCTCGCGCGCGGCGACCTCGACGAATCCATCGCGACGCTGCGCCAGGCAGTCGAACTCGATCCGCTGGATCCGCAGGTCCACAACTGTCTGGGCAGCGCGCTGCGTGAAGCGGGCCGGAACGACGAAGCGATCGTGCATTTCGAACGGGTGATCGAGCTGTCCGGCGGCGACGTCGACGCCCACCTCAACCTGAGCCGGGCGCTGAAGAGCCAGAACCGGATCGAGGAGTCAGTCGAGGCCGGCAAGCGCGCCATCGAGCTGGATCCGCGCCGGGCGGAGGGCTATGTGAACCTGGCCCACGCGTATTACTGGCTGGACCGTGTCGACGACGCGATCGTGCAGTACCGGCACGCGCTCGAATTCGATCCGGATTCGGCGGACATTCACCAGAACCTGTCGATCGCGCTGTGCCAGGCGCGGCGCGTTCATGAGGCGCTGGAGAGCGCGCATGCCGCCGTGGCACTCGAACCCGGCACCGCGCGCCGGCATGCGCATCTCGC
The sequence above is a segment of the Burkholderia diffusa genome. Coding sequences within it:
- a CDS encoding tetratricopeptide repeat protein; this encodes MQQTTDILGAALAHHQAGRLGDAKAGYEQLLAREPAHPDALHFLGLLTCQAGQPEEGIALMRRSIDAYPSAIYHNNLGNALRERGRLDDAIAQYREAVRRQPDYAEAHNNLGDALREARQPDASMQHCAQAIALRPDYAQAYNNLGNALKDLGQSDAAVLAYSKAIEHDPRYADAYNNLGNVLTAQRKFDAAVDSYRAAAALAPANPIAHRNLGAALLARGDLDEAIATLRRLVELAPADAQARVDLGTALRDAGQADAAIAQFECAAQLSPLRADAHAGLAEVLYRRRQTARAAECMTRALELAPDHGPAYRMLGDMYHDLGKYDASVMCYRAAAELDANDADAHHRCAMVLLKQNRADDALHHARAALALNDRAAPAHMTLGDVLGMLGDVDGELAHYRRAVELDVTNAVLHDRLIFALATHPSIDQEETRRAARHFGEYVEADARPLAQVDTRLRPSGGRLRIGWVSGDLVTHPVGIFLEGVLAHLDRHRLELIAYPTSAAEDDTTARLKPYFDAWHPLLDLSDEQAAQRIRADGIDVLVDLSGHTAQNRLGVFAWKPAPVQVTWIGFFASTGLHAIDYVLGDRHVLPPAEEAHFVERPWRLPDSYLCFTPPHPALDVGPLPHRENGVMTFGYFGKLGKMNDAVVRVWSRVLAAVPGARLFLKAGELDGAHAVRRTVERFARNGIDASRLVMEGRSPRTDYLTAYRRVDMMLSPFPYPGGTTTAESLWMGVPVLGMKGERFVTHICESVLQTVGLAEWIARDEDDYVAKAVAAAADPQQLDALRQALRARLLASPLCDAPRFAKHLEEAFYGMWMDRTNAGADERAAAGDERN